AACAAATAATTTCATGGGGCAGGACCTTCTTTTAGATTGAATTTGGAAAGACTTAGAGCCTGGTGTATATCCCTGGTATCCAACGCTTGGCAACAACCTCGCACATGAGTATTCTGACCCGTTTTTGACAAGCTGCCCGGTGGCTACTACCACCGGTGTCAAAAGGCGGGCGATACAGCTTGTGAGTTTGCAGTACATCGCTGGCCCGGGAGACAATCTTTAAATGTAGTCAAACTACAGGGGGCGTAAGTCTTTTCCCTGATAGATCCTTTTCCATGATTCTATTATCCAGGAATATACATCAGGACCCAAGTTTAAATTCTATTATTTAGTTTTCAAGGTTCAGTAGGGAAAAAAGAACCTAAAATATTTCCCTAAATCTTATTATACGAGGAGGTGAAGATAGGGTTAATTTGTAGTATGGGGTAAAATAAAAATAATTTGGAGGTATGAGAAGTGAAAAAAAGATTTTCGGTAATATTTGTTATGGCTTTGGTATTAAGTATGGTATTTTCATCGGTGGCAATGGCTGCTGTAGCAGGGGTGCAGATTTCCAATGAATTAGTTGCGAATGTAGTGGTTACTGGTAAAGGCGAAATACCAAAATCAGAGTGGATTACACTTTCGTGGGATGAGGAAGGAACTGATGGCACTATTGATGGGGCTCAAAGATTGATTGTAAATGTTGAGGAAGGGGAGGAGGGAAGGGCTACAATAACGGCTGAGAAGCATGTTGGAATTGAACAGATTGAAAATGTGCTTTATGTGATGGAAATTAGGGATAATTTTGATGAACCGGTAGATCAAGAATTGTTTAATGCATCTGCGGAGCAAGATTTAGGTTATGATGAAGAGGGCGGCTACTGGTACTGGGGACTAAAGAATGGATTTACATTGAATTTAGAGCAGGTTAGTACGTCATTTACGTACAGTTTTAATAAAGCAGGTACCTATCAAGTAGAAATTTTCGCTGTACAATTGCTAGAAGGGGAAATTGTTAGAAATCAAGGTGAATTAGATACTGCTTTAGCAAATGAGGCTTTGGATACAATTATATTAGCTGGTGAGTTTTCTGGTTTTTATGTTGCTAGAGATGTTAAAATAATTGGTGGGGTAATTAATCCCGCAAAATTTGGCGGAACTAATGCTGGTATTTTGGTGGCCGCCGGTAAAACTGTTGAGTTAGATAGTGTAACTATAAATGGTAATGATGAGGTAGGCAGTAGGGGTGTTGAAGTTAGTAATAATGTTGATTTAATAATAAGGGATTCAAAAATTAATAAGGTTACCAGTGGTATTTATTTAAATCCTGGAAGTACTTTAACGGCAATTAATAATGAGATTAGTAATACAGTAGCGGGTATTGGAAGTGACCAAGCCGAACTAACAATGATTTGTGGTAATGTATTTACAAAGTGTGATGAAGGTATTGGTTTAAATAAACCAATTGATGCAAAGGGCAATAGTTTAGATGAGGAAGGTGTAAATGGATTAGCTAATATTTTAAGGAACATGAATACTTTTAAAAACTGTACGAAGTACGTTGAAATTTACAGTTGACTCTAAAATGATGAGGGTAAAGTACTTTCTCTAAAAAAAGATCAAAAGAAGACAAGTTGAAATTTCCCGTGGGAAATTTTAGCTTGTCTTTTATATTTTTAATTATGGTTGTCCTGAAAGGTATAATAATCCTACCTTTGACAATTTAAAAACTAAGTAATCCGCGATAAATTGTTTGCAATACTAGGGTGGCTATTTCCCGGGGTGACTCTTGGGCACCTTCTCGGAGCCATTTATGGAAGACGGAGATACAGCCGGTAATTGCAAAATTTAAAATATATTCCTTTTTACGAAGGGGAATGTCATATTGGAAGGGAATTAGTTCTACTAATTCTATGAGATCTTTTTGGAAGGCTTGGTCACTGTTTTCGCTGAGGAGAACTGTGAAAAGGGCCTTATTTTTTTTGGCATATTCTAAAATACCGATAAGGTTTTGTTCTGTTATTGGCATTCGATCATCTATATATTGTTCTAGAAAATGCTTAAGGTTATTTTTTACTTCATTTTGAATATGGCTTAAAAGGGCAAATTGATTGCTAAAGTGTGTATAAAAGGTACTGCGATTAACATCGGCTTTTTCACAAAGGGCTTTAACCGATATTTTGGAAATATGTTTTTCTTGTAATAATTCAATAAGGGCTTCTTTGAGTAGTGCTCGGGTATATTTGACGCGGCGATCCATTTTTTTAGTCATCACTTCCTCCTTTAAGCAACAGATATGGTTTGGGTGTTGATTAGTAGACAGTATAGTAAACAGTGATGGTTGTAATCCAACACTATGTCTATTATAATTTAACTTGAAGAAAACGACAAGGGGAAATAAAGATGGAACGTTTAGCTAGGGGAATAGTTAATCATCCTAAAAAAATTATAGCTTGTTTTCTAGTGATAACTTTTATCGCTGTTTTGTTAATTCCTTTTGTGCGGATAAATTATAATATTGCGGATTATTTACCTTCTAAAGCTATTTCCACTAAAGGAATTAAGGTAATGGAAAATGAATTTGAGCAGGCGATTCCCAATCTTAATGTTATGGTTAGGGATGTTTCTTTGTTAGAGGCTTTGGAGATTAAGGAGCGGTTGAGTCAAGTTCCCGGTGTTGGTGAAATTTTATGGTTGGATGATGTTCTAGATTTAAAAAAGCCCATAGAAATGGCGGATGAGGCTGTGGTCGAGGGGTTTTATAAAAATAGGCAAGCTCTTTTTTCCGTGGTGGTAGAAAAGGGATTTGAAGCTGATGTATGTGAAGCCTTTTGGGAAATCATTGGTGAAGGGGCAATTAGTGGTGAAGCAGCTAATTTGACTGATATGCAGGAATCTGCTGTTTCGGAAGTGAGTCTTTCGGTAGCTATTTTACTACCGGCAATTATTGTTATTTTACTGCTTTCCACTACAGCTTGGTTGGAACCACTATTGTTTTTAATTACTATTGGGGTTTCAGTATTAATTAATATGGGCACTAATATTATTTTTGGTGAAATTTCTTTTATTACTAATTCTATAAGTCCTATTTTGCAATTAGCTGTTTCCATGGATTATGCTATTTTTTTATTAAATAGTTTTGCTGATTTCCGAACTAAAGAAAAGGATCTAAAAATGGCAATGGTTCGGGCAATTATGGCTTCAATGACTACTATTGCAGCTAGTGCATTAACCACATTATTTGGTTTTTTGGCACTAGTCTTTATGAATTTCCGGATTGGACCAGATTTAGGCATTTGTTTGGCTAAAGGAATTATTTTAAGTTTTATTTCGGTAATTATTTTCTTGCCAGCATTAGCCTTAGCTGGGGATCGCTATTTGGAAAAAACGCGGCACCGTTCTTTATGGCCTGATCTAACAAAGGTGTGTAAAGGATTAGTAAGGGGTTTTGTTCCTTTGGTTATTGTGGTTATTTTAATGATTGTGCCCGCTTTTTGGGGACAAAGGCAAACCGCTTTTTTATATGGAAACAGTAGTGATGATTTAGATCGTAAAATAGGTTATAGTAATTGGTTAATTAATCAAGAGTTTGGGGCAACCAATATTTTAGCTTTTTTAGTTCCACGGGGGGAAATGGCCAAAGAATATGAATTGGCTGTTAGATTAAAGGAGCACCCTTTAGTTGAAAATGTGGTTTCCTATACCCAGAGTGTGGATCCCTTAATTCCAGTTGCTTTTTTGGGAAAGGAAATTAGTGAACAGTTTTATTCAAAGGATTATGCACGTCTTTTAGTTTATAGTGATCTGCCAGCAGAAGGGGATTTAACGTTTCAAACTGTGGAAGAATTAAATGCTTTGGCTAGTGAATATTATGATCATTATTATTTAGTGGGACAAAGTGCTACTTTATGGGATATGAAAAATACGGTAGATGTTGATAATGTGCGGGTAAATCTACTGGCTATTATAGCTATCTTCTTGGTAATTGCTTTTTCTTTTCGTTCCTTTAGTTTGCCTTTTATTTTACTTTTAACGATCGAAGTGGCTATTTGGATTAATCTTTCCTTCCCTTATTTTTCGGGCACCGCAATTAGCTTTATTGGTTATTTGGTCTTAAGTACTATTCAATTAGGAGCAACTATTGATTATGCTATTTTATTGACTGATACCTATTTAAAAAAGCGGCAAATTATGTTAAGGCGGGAGGCTCTGCTGGCCGCTTTGTCTAGTGCGGTTAAATCAATTTTAGTTTCGGCTTCAATTTTATCTTTTGCCGGTTTTACACTTTTTTTAACCTCATCTAATTCTATTGTTCAAGATATAGGGCTTTTGTTGGGTAGAGGTACTTTAATCTCTATGTTAATGGTAATTTGCTTTTTACCAGCTTGCTTGACTTGGGGGGATAAATTGATTGCTAAAACTACTCAGGGAGTTAATTTTTTAAATGAGGAGGGGTTTAGTGTTGAGTAAATGGGGACACAAGTTTTTAGTGGGGTTAATTATTATTACTTTATTATTTTCTGTATCTGTTGCTTGGCCTCTGGAAGCGGCACCTTTAAAGGAGGAAACGGTTTATGTTCGTTTGAATAATCAGGGTTTTGTTCAACAAGTATATGTGGTAAATAGTTTCCTTTTGGGTAAAGAGAAGGAGATTCTTGATTATGGTAATTATTTGGAGGTGCAAAATTTAACCGCGGATAATGTGCTTAAATTAGAAAATGGTAAGGTCAGGATTAGCTCCCAAGAAGATCGCTTCTATTATGAAGGGAGATTAGCTAACCCACAGCTGCCTTGGCGTTTTTATATAACTTATTTTCTTGATGGACAAAAAATTTCACCCGAAAAATTAGCCGGGGAAAAGGGGCATTTGGTGATTCAAATTAAAATTGCCCCTAATAATTGGGGTAAAAGGGAATTTTTCGAAAGCTATGCTTTACAGTTAAACTTGACACTAAAAGATAAGCTTTGTAAAAATATTGAAGCTAGAGGTGGCTCACTTGTTTCCGCTGGGGAAGATAAACAGGTGAATTTTATTGTTTTACCCGGTAAAACAGCTGCTTTGGAAGTAAGTGCAGATGTAGAAAATTTTGAAATGCCAGCTATAACTATTACTGGTCTTCGTTTGAATCTAGAATTGGATGTTGAAGAACAGGTAGATTTGAAGGAACTGCGAGAATTAATGGCTGGAATAGCAGGTTTGGATGAAGGAGTGGGAAAATTTCGCGATGGTTTTTTTGAATTGGGAACAGGTGTAGATAAATTGGGTGAAGGTATTGGTCAAGTAGCTGAAGGAACAAGTGAACTTGGAAATGGTGCCCGAGAACTTGAAGTTGGGGCTGATAAATTAGCAAAAGGAATTAAGGAATTTAATCATGGTTTAAGTAATTTTTCCGAGGGTTGTAAACAGTTGGAAGTTGGGGTTGGTGAGCTCTACACTGGATTAGAAGAATTAAAAGGTGGAGCGGCAAATTTACAGTCGGGTAGTGGCAGTTTTGCAGGTGGTTTGACGGAATTAAAAAATAGTGGGAGGGTACTTCAACAGGGGTTTACCGCTTATTTTGATCAGCTTTTGGCTGTGGTGCAGTTACAGTTAGGTGTACCGGAATTAACCCGTGAAAACTATGTACAGGTTTTAAGCGAGGCAGATTCCTTGTTAAGGCTATTACAGGGTTATGAACAGCTTTTGGGTGGTTTGAATAATTATGTAATGGGAGTCAATGAATTAGCCGGGGGTAGTAGTGGTTTATTGGGAGGAATGGAAAGTCTTAATGAAGGTTTAACAGCTTATCAAAAAGGTTTGGAAGAATATTTACAAGGTATGGAAAGATTGTCCCATAGCTCTGGTGAACTGGTGCTGGGAGGTAAAAAGCTAAATCAAGGGGCTTCTGAATTATTAAAGGGAATGGGTGCTCTTAAAACAGGTATCCTTGAAAGCGAAAAAGGTATTTGGCAATTAGTTGAAGGTTCAGAGGAGCTTACTCAGGGGATGGGGGAATTGGCAGATGGTCTTATTGATTTACATGAGGGTTCTACTCTTCTGCGTCAGAAAACAGCTAATTTAGATCAAGATTTGCTTAAAGTTCTCAAAGATAAGTTGCGGGCAATGTTAGGTCTTGAGCAGCCACTTAGGTCTTTTGCAGCTGATAAAAATGGTGAAATTAGTGGTGTGCAGTTTATGATGCAGACTGAAGGGATTATGCTGCCAGAAAAGGAAACTAAAGTTGTGGAAGTTAAGCTTCGTTTAACCTTTTGGCAAAGATTGCTGCGTCTCTTTGGCTTTTATACTGATTTTTCCTGAAATCTTTGTTATAATCCTCTCAAGAGGGGGAGCACAGCTTGATGAAAATAGGAGCACGTACACTAAAAACAGGGTTGGTAGTTACCCTAACCCTGTTTTTAGTTCACTTATTGGAAACA
This genomic window from Clostridia bacterium contains:
- a CDS encoding TetR/AcrR family transcriptional regulator is translated as MTKKMDRRVKYTRALLKEALIELLQEKHISKISVKALCEKADVNRSTFYTHFSNQFALLSHIQNEVKNNLKHFLEQYIDDRMPITEQNLIGILEYAKKNKALFTVLLSENSDQAFQKDLIELVELIPFQYDIPLRKKEYILNFAITGCISVFHKWLREGAQESPREIATLVLQTIYRGLLSF
- a CDS encoding MMPL family transporter, with the protein product MERLARGIVNHPKKIIACFLVITFIAVLLIPFVRINYNIADYLPSKAISTKGIKVMENEFEQAIPNLNVMVRDVSLLEALEIKERLSQVPGVGEILWLDDVLDLKKPIEMADEAVVEGFYKNRQALFSVVVEKGFEADVCEAFWEIIGEGAISGEAANLTDMQESAVSEVSLSVAILLPAIIVILLLSTTAWLEPLLFLITIGVSVLINMGTNIIFGEISFITNSISPILQLAVSMDYAIFLLNSFADFRTKEKDLKMAMVRAIMASMTTIAASALTTLFGFLALVFMNFRIGPDLGICLAKGIILSFISVIIFLPALALAGDRYLEKTRHRSLWPDLTKVCKGLVRGFVPLVIVVILMIVPAFWGQRQTAFLYGNSSDDLDRKIGYSNWLINQEFGATNILAFLVPRGEMAKEYELAVRLKEHPLVENVVSYTQSVDPLIPVAFLGKEISEQFYSKDYARLLVYSDLPAEGDLTFQTVEELNALASEYYDHYYLVGQSATLWDMKNTVDVDNVRVNLLAIIAIFLVIAFSFRSFSLPFILLLTIEVAIWINLSFPYFSGTAISFIGYLVLSTIQLGATIDYAILLTDTYLKKRQIMLRREALLAALSSAVKSILVSASILSFAGFTLFLTSSNSIVQDIGLLLGRGTLISMLMVICFLPACLTWGDKLIAKTTQGVNFLNEEGFSVE